The following nucleotide sequence is from Aedes aegypti strain LVP_AGWG chromosome 3, AaegL5.0 Primary Assembly, whole genome shotgun sequence.
CTGTCGAGTACGATGTCGTATTGCGAAGCTCTTCTAACGCTGAGGGTACTGAGTCGGGGTAATTCCGTGGTGACACACTCGGCCAGACGGTCAATCGTGATCGGAGCAGTTATCAGTTTTGGTCCGAATTTCTTGATACAGTGGACTACGGTTGGGTTGGCACAGGGGAACAGATCGTGGGTCATAATGGAAACCGCCAAGGATAGGTACCCTCCGATATTGGTGGCACTTTTCTCGAGGTCTGCCACAATGTCACTGACAAAATGGGATGATATATTCGAAGGTGGGTACGCGTATCTATTCAAATAGTCGATGGCCCCACTGAGGGGGCTTAGATCGATGCTGGAATGGTTCTGGAAGCGGTTGTAGTACGACGTGTAAAGATCTACAATAGACTGGTAGTATTGACTCCATGCTGTTTGGTAGGTCTGATCAGCAGTTTCGATCGTGTTGTTTAGCTGCTGAATTGCCGTTGTCAGTTTCGTTTTGGAGATGCCGACGGCGTTGTTCACGGTGTCCATAAGCTCTTCAAGGTCCATTCCGCCCACCAGACACAGAGTCCCAACGAAAACGAGGAGAAGCTTCATGATTGGTGGATGCACTGACTGAGGGTTGAATGAGGGTGGCAGCGTAGCTTTTATATAATGAAGAATGACGATTGTCTTAATGGGAGCATTGTACTCCCAAAGGGGGGTGCTTGACGCAATATGGATGGAAATTTCCTGGGATTGGCGCTCTACTGCATTagatatttgtttgttttgttggGAATGCATGAAAAGTCTAATTTGTTGAGATCCGAATGTGCGTCAATCCGTTGAGTTGATGAATTGATTACGAATGTCACAGTGCACCTGTTAGATGCATTATTCGATCAAAGTTGTCAATGACTAATTACGTCATTAATTTAGACCTGAAGAATTTAGGGTAATTGAGTAGGCTTAGAATTTTTAGTAGAGTATGATCGTTTGGTTACTGTTTGTATCAAGCATTTATTTGGGATTATTTGTATTAAGCGCGATTTAATAGATTTTAACCGACAAAGAAACATGTACTACTGGAACAAGGATTTGGAGAGATAATTCTAACTCATGTTTGAATTGATTTAACATTATAACTATTGTTCACTTGATGATTTAGTTTCCTCCTCCATCCATGCATGTATATGGAAGTTATTTCGGTACTGAGCTCATCTATAAGTAGATGCAATTGTAATGAGTTCCTCTGGAGATTCCGATGAGGGTATATGAAGATTGTTTTGGAGATTCCTTCCAAACATAAAATTGATCCACCAACAAGATCATTTGTGCTTGGCAGAGGGGAACAGGAGGAAGGAAGAAGATCGACTAAAAATCGTAAACTAATTTCGTTGTGATAAACATGTTGGAGAACTCTCAGTTTGCAACAGATCTTTCGATGTTTCTAAGGAccgttcattttataaa
It contains:
- the LOC110677750 gene encoding uncharacterized protein LOC110677750; protein product: MHSQQNKQISNAVERQSQEISIHIASSTPLWEYNAPIKTIVILHYIKATLPPSFNPQSVHPPIMKLLLVFVGTLCLVGGMDLEELMDTVNNAVGISKTKLTTAIQQLNNTIETADQTYQTAWSQYYQSIVDLYTSYYNRFQNHSSIDLSPLSGAIDYLNRYAYPPSNISSHFVSDIVADLEKSATNIGGYLSLAVSIMTHDLFPCANPTVVHCIKKFGPKLITAPITIDRLAECVTTELPRLSTLSVRRASQYDIVLDSVKKHLKVVDVCDKPAAGVLTPSTECLSHYIKTISNNPRNDNPLDSTHIADPMRIAQYRIQRCAKLVQLDVKDRIEKMLEDFQGCMA